In the Leptospira terpstrae serovar Hualin str. LT 11-33 = ATCC 700639 genome, ATTTGAACTCGACATCCATACTGACTCACACAGAATCATTTGTTCCAATGATGGGTTTCAGTTTTTCCAGTCCGAAACATCCAAGTTGTATAAAGGATTTCGGAGTTTAGTTCCCTTTCTTCCTCCCCAGTTTCCTAAACCAGAATCTGCCAACGCATTTCTTGGAATTTACAATGAAATTTACGAAGTGATTCGGGGAAAAAAACAAACGATGGAAGGGACTCTCTCTGACAATATTGAAATTCTAAATATGATAGAATCAATTTATAGGCGAAAATAATGAATTCAAAACAAAACAGGTCTGCTTCTATATATATTTTTGTAATCAAAACATGGGTGGAATATCTTGTCTTAACAAAAATCAGACGAAAATTAAGAAGTAAGTCCAAATATGAATCACTTCGGATTCGGTTTTTGAAACGAAAAGGGAAAGAAACAAAAATCCTTTTCTTTCAGTTAGGTGGAGTTTATATCAAAATTGGCCAATTTGTCAGTAATTTATTCCATGTTTTACCTGAAGAATTTTTATGGGAACTCCAAGACTTACAAGATAAAATCCCACCAAGAAAATTTGAAGATATAGACAAACGTTGGATCAGTGATTACGGAAAATCAATGAACGAAATTTTCACTGACCTGGACAAAACATCCTATGCCAGTGCCTCGACCGCCCAAGTTCATATCGGTTACTACAATGATAAAAAAGTAGCGATAAAAACTTTGTACCCTGGAATCGAAGAAGATGCCATCCGGGATTTAAAAACCATTGCAAGAGTTCTCTGGATCATTGATAGATTTGTATTTAAAATTTCTGCTAAAGAAGTAACTGAACAATTACAATCCATGATTCGAGCAGAACTTGACCTTCGTAGCGAATTAAAAAACTTAAAATACACCAAACAACTATTTGCTCTAGAAAAAGATTTTTATTTTCCAAATCCTATCGATGAACTTTGTAACAAACATACTTTAGTGACCGAGTTTGTGGAAGGAAAGAAAATTTATGAATTGGGAGTTTTAGAATCTCACACAAAAAAAAATCCCAATTTAGAAAAATTGGTTAGGGCTTATATCCTAATGATTTTTGAATACAGATTCTTTCATGCCGATCCTCATCCTGGAAATTTGATTTTTATGGAAACAGGGGAACTATGTTTTATCGATTTTGGTGCCGTTCAATCCATCTCAGAAGAAGAAACCCGCATTTTAGAAAGAATTCTCATTGGTGCTATGCGAAAAGACTACCACCTAATCACAGAGTCCTTATTTGAACTCGGAGCTGTGACAGAGTCATTATCGAAAGAAGAACTCATTCAAATTGTAAAGTATTCCCTGGAAAAACTGAATCGAATTTTGGATTCGACTGACCACTTTCGCAATATTGGATTTGATACACTTCGTCCCGCAGAAGACCTTCGGTTTCTAAAGGAAATCCAGGTAAGTCTGAAACGCCTCCTTTCTAGCCTAAAACTTCCACCAAATTTTCTTAGTCTTCACCGCGTACTTGCCCTGTTACTCGGAAACTCATCTTATTTAGACCCAACACGCTCTATGATCGATTATGCTGAAAAACCGTTTTCACAAATTGTTTTGAAAGGAAGTTCCTTAAAAAAACTTTGGAAGGATGAAGGGGAAGAATTCATTACAAGCCTGTTTTCATTACCGAAAGAACTAAATGAATTTTTATACAAATGGAACCGAGGAGAGTTCCAAACCCCTGATTCCACAAGAAAAGAGGAGTTACGACTAAAAGAGATTTTTACCTTTGGGGCACTTGGTTCGATATTTTTCTTTTTCGGAATGTATTATTCGGAAAAATTATGGAAAGAACCAAGCATATTATTTTATATACTATCAGGACTTTGTTTTTGGTCTTTAGCCAAGTCAAGTCTCAGTTATTGGAAACAAAAATAAACGGACCATTTTTAATTTATGAATCTACCTAAAACCCCATTTTTTTCGGTCTTTAAACCAGGTTATCTTGCTTTTGTTGCATTGGGACTATTCTTAGATTTAACATCTAAATATATCATCATTACTAAAATGTTGGCTCACGAAAGTATTCCCGTGTTAGGTGATTTTTTCCGATTGTCATTAACTTTCAATACAGGGTTTGTGTTTGGACTTTTTCAAGACAATGCCTTACCGTCACTATTTGCCACTGGATTTGCAATTGTATTTCTTATCTTCTACCGCTGGCAAAATGCTGATTTAGGAAATGCTTGGGGCTGGAATTTTGTTATGGCAGGAGCTTTTGGTAACTTTTTAGATAAGTTTTTTGTAAAAATTCCTGGTGTTGGTTTTCGATTTGGGTTCACTCCCGAAAAACCAGGAATCGAATACATCGGTGTGGTGGATTTTTTAGACTTTGAATGGCCTGATTTTTTACTTTTTGATCGATGGCCTGCATTCAACGTTGCAGATTCTTGTGTGTCAATTGGAATCGTAATTCTCCTTCTCACTATGGATTGGAAAGAATTAGATAAAAAATAGAAAACTTAAATATTATTATTTTTACTTAGAAAAAATACAATCGGAATCATTCTAAAGGAAAGATTCCGATTGTTTGTATTTACAATAAATAACTTCTCATTACATTTACAGACAAAGTTTTAAACACATCTTTATCTTCTTCCACTTTTCCCACTTTCCAATTGATCCCAGAAGGCGAGGCATAGAGACTGCGAGCAGGTTTTCCTTCAGATGGTCCGCAAACACGGATTAAATGGATGGATTTTTCTTTAGCAAGAGATTCAAAGTAGGTAAGATCTTCTTCATAAGAACGTTTTTCATCAGCATAGGATAAATAAAATATAATTTCTATGTCTTCTTTTTTGAATTCTTTCCAAATGGCTTCATTTTCTAAGTCTTCACCGACAAGAAGTCCAAACCGAAGTCCACCCATAATAAAGATAGATTCTGTTTTTCCAGGAACCACACCAGGTTCTTTAGAGGCTGAGGGTGATTTTTTCTCATAAAAATCAACTAAAACCAAAGATTGAACAATGGGAAGAGCCGAAACCAAATGTCCTTCCTCATTTTTTCTATAGTGGCTTCCTCCCAGTATGACACCAGGAAATGTTTCTGAAATTTCTAATAAATGGTCTTGGTATTCTTTTTCGTGTTTGGCGGCGTTTTCTGGTGATTCACTTTGAAAGAAATGTGGGAAACCTTCTGGTAAAATTAAAAAATGTGCCTTACTTTGTTGGATTTTTGAAATTTCCTCAGGGCTAATGCGTTTGTGTAAGTTCTTTTGGTAAATTGCGATTTTGATGACTGCCATTAAAATGGATTCCCCGATGGTAATATGTCATCATCAGAAAGATCATCCAAACTGTCATTTTCTTCATCAGAAGAATCATCTGCCGAACCCTTAGTTTCTGAATCATTATTTGTTTTTGCTGTTGGATTGGGTTGGTCTGTTGTATCTTTATCTAAATCAGCAAACTCTGTATCCGTGGATTCTCCACTGGCATTTCCCAATTCGACACCAAAAGAAGATTTCATTTGTTCTGGTGTGAGTTCCACAAGCCCACCGAATAAATCTCCTGTTTCCAAGCGATCATACAAAGCCATTAAGTAACAATACGCTTCCATTATGCATTGTTTCACTGGTTTTTTATTCAGTCGTTTCCGAGATTCCATCGAATCCAAAGTCAAAACGTCATTCATGTTAGCGACGATTTCCTTTTTACTTTTCATGTCCTTAATGAGAACAAGTAGCGAGTCTCTAGATTTTAAACTAAATTCCTTGATCGCCATTCTGACAGTTCTGGATTGGCCCGTACGTTTTTGTTCGATTCCAGTGAGTTTTTTGGAAGCTTCAATGTAGTTAGCTCCCGGATTGGCTTTGTGTTTTTCTAATTCCCGAATGATATCGCTGTAGATTCGGAATTGATCAATGATGGTCCTTGTTCCTTCATAAATATCCAACATTTTTTGACGATAATCTACCTTCACTCCATTAACCGAGCCAGGTTTAATATCGATTTTCTTTGTAGTCATTACAAAGGAATATTCATCATCAAATTCATAAAAATAAAATAGAGAAAGTAGTGCTTTATCTGAATCAGGTATGTTAGAGTATTCATTTTTAGGATCGAACTTTTTTCGAAGTTTTGGCAGAGAGTACATCTGCATGAGACGCATTCCATACGCCTGTTCTTTGGATAAAGGTATTTCTTCTTCTTTTTTATCCTCTTCCTTAGAATCTTCTCCCTTCTGGTCATCCTTTGTTTCTAGCTGTTTTCCTCCAGGTACGTTTTCACCAGATTTTCTTTGCCCTGGTCTATCTTCTGGCAGAATTCCCAAAAGATTTTCCATATAACGAGAGATTAGTGGAATGTTTTTGTTTTCCGCTCGTAAAATGACTAGATAAAGTCGATCAAAAAATCCTTCAAACAAAGTATCAATTTCTTGAGTTACTTTCCTTTTTTTGTTCGCATAAATTAGCGAAGGTTTCCCTTCTAATTTTTGTAATTCATCATATGCTTGGACAAAAGATTTTTTTAATGTTTCTTGGTAAGGATATAAAATGTACATCCTTTTAAAGAGTGCGTAAATTGGATTTTTTACCCTTTCAATAGCAACTGGGGATTCCGGCGCTACCATAATTGGATCGGTAATGTCTGTCAGTTCAGGTCCATTGTAAAGTTTTTGTCCCATGGCTAATAATTCCACGAGAAGAGGGTTGATTTTATCTAAAGCTTTACTGAGTTGTGGGGAATATTGTTGATTTGCTAAAAGTTCATTCCCACTGTATTGAAGCTCAATTAATGCTTGTTTGGCGCGAATACTAAAATCGTGCATAAACTTCGGAGTGAGGTCACTCGATCCAAAGGGAGTGACACGTGCGAGCCAACATTTGAGTTTGATTCCAAATCTTGCGGAAAAACTACTGATTTCTTTTTCATATTGGGCTTTTGAATCTGCTTGGGATCTTGCACTTCCAGAATCTGATTTATTTTGGTTTCCCCCCCGGCTCCCTGATCGGCTATCTTCACCACCACGAGAAACTGTGCTTTGTCGAACCTTTGGCTCCGGGCGACCCTTCTTTGTGTCGTCTTCTTTTTGCGGTTGTTTTTCTTTTACTATCTCCCCGCCAGCACTGACAAACTTATTGAACATATCCTTTCTTGCAGAATCATCCAGTTTCCCAACGCCAATTGCCCGTTTCGTATTATCAAAATCGCCCATAATTTACTATCGTTCCAAATCCTTAATATGGGAATTCAATTTCTTACAAAAAGCAATTTTTAGTGGATTCCCCCGTTTTTCTGAAAAGATTGGAGTCCAAAAGGTAGATACACCATGGCTGATTACATCCTGTCCGAAGATCTGAAAGAAGCGGTCCAAGTGGCGGAAATTACAAAAAGACCTCTCCTGTTGAAAGGAGAACCGGGGACAGGGAAAACTCTCCTGGCCAGTTTCCTTGCGGAGACAAAGAACCTTCCATTCTACAGATGGCATATTAAATCCACAAGCTTAGCCAAAGAAGGACTGTACTTTTACGACGCTGTTTCCCGTTTGAATGACTCTCGGTTTCCAGAAGAAGAAGCCATGCTTCGGGTGCGCGATGTGAAAAACTACATCCGCCTGGGTGCACTTGGGGAAGCATTTTCCCAATCCAATAAAGCTGTTGTCCTTATTGACGAAATTGACAAAGCAGACATTGAATTCCCAAATGATTTACTTTTAGAATTAGACAAAATGGAATTTTTCATTCCAGAAACCAAAGAACATATCATCGCCAAAGAAAGACCCATTGTCATTATCACCTCGAACAATGAAAAAGAACTTCCTGATGCTTTCCTCAGACGTTGTATCTTTCATTACATTGAATTTCCAAAACGAGAAGCAATGAAAGAAATCATAAAAGCCCATTACCCCTCCATCCAAACAGAGTTTATGGAAAAGGCATTGGCGATGTTTTATTCCATTCGTAAGATAGAAAGTCTAAGAAAAAAACCCTCTACCAGCGAACTATTAGATTGGATTCAGGTACTTCTGGTTTCAGGAGAAACTTTAGAATCTAGTAAAATTCCTTTTGCAGGAACTCTTTTCAAGTCCGAAGACGACTACCGAGTTTATTTGAACTAATATGTTTTTGGATTTTTTTTACAATCTGCGGGGAGAGTCTGTTCCTTGTTCTACGGGCGAACTGATTGCCTTTCTCGCAAGTCTCCAAAAACTCACCGATCCATCTGGTTATATGAATTTGGATCAACTCTACCGGGTGGGTAGGCTTAACTTTGCAAAAGATCTAAAATACTATGATAGTTATGACCTTGCCTTTTCAAAAACCTTTGGAAGTTGGAAGGAACAAAGAATACAATTTAGAGATACACTCTTCGAATGGTTGGAAGAAAACATACCCAAACACTTAAGTGATTCTGAGAAATTAAATGCTCCTAATTTGAGTATGGAAGAAGTCATCGAAGAATTAAAAAAACGTTTAGCAGAACAAAAGGAACGTCATGACGGTGGAAACAAGTGGGTAGGAACTTCGGGTACCTCACCCTTCGGAAATTCTGGATTTAATCCCAACGGTATCTCCATCGGTGGTAACACGGAAGGGGAAGGAAACCGTTCTGGTGTGAGTTTGTGGAACGAAAGAAAATACAAAGCATACAGGGAAGATGAAATTCTAGACACTAGGTCCATCCAACTCGCCTTAAAGGAACTTAGGTTTTTAAAAAAAGAAGGAAGAAGAGAACTCCATGTAGACAAAACCATCGATAGAACCTGTGAAAATGGGGGGGAAATCGAACTAGTTGAAGAAAGGGAACGTAAAAACTCACTAAGGCTTGTACTCATCATGGACATCGGAGGAAGTATGACTCCCCATTCCGATAGGGTGAGCAAACTATTTAGTGCAAGTCGTGGATTGTATCATTTCAAAGAAGTTCATAATTATTTTTTTCATAATATCTTTCATGAGTACCTTTATGCTAACCACGAGTTCCAAACGAGAATTTCTCTTAAACAATTTGAGGAAAAATTTCGCAAAAATACAAAACTCATTTTTGTGGGAGATGCTTATATGGCCCCTTATGAACTGATGGGAACACCTTACAATCCTTATGCGTATCATGGCTCAAGTTCTGAAGAAAAACAACGAAAGGCCAAAAGTGGACTAGAATCTTTAAAGGAACTCGTAGGATATTTTCCAGAATCAGTTTGGCTAAATCCCGAACCCAAACGATTTTGGGGGGCACCGACAATCGAAGCCATCGAAGAGGTTGTTCCTATGTTTCCCCTAACCATTGAAGGATTAAGAAAGGCAGTAAAAAGATTGGTTTAACACTAAGATCCAAACAATTCTCATTTATTTTTAGTGTTTTTTTGCCGTTAATAAACCATATGATCACACAAATTTCTATTCCTAG is a window encoding:
- a CDS encoding ABC1 kinase family protein — translated: MNSKQNRSASIYIFVIKTWVEYLVLTKIRRKLRSKSKYESLRIRFLKRKGKETKILFFQLGGVYIKIGQFVSNLFHVLPEEFLWELQDLQDKIPPRKFEDIDKRWISDYGKSMNEIFTDLDKTSYASASTAQVHIGYYNDKKVAIKTLYPGIEEDAIRDLKTIARVLWIIDRFVFKISAKEVTEQLQSMIRAELDLRSELKNLKYTKQLFALEKDFYFPNPIDELCNKHTLVTEFVEGKKIYELGVLESHTKKNPNLEKLVRAYILMIFEYRFFHADPHPGNLIFMETGELCFIDFGAVQSISEEETRILERILIGAMRKDYHLITESLFELGAVTESLSKEELIQIVKYSLEKLNRILDSTDHFRNIGFDTLRPAEDLRFLKEIQVSLKRLLSSLKLPPNFLSLHRVLALLLGNSSYLDPTRSMIDYAEKPFSQIVLKGSSLKKLWKDEGEEFITSLFSLPKELNEFLYKWNRGEFQTPDSTRKEELRLKEIFTFGALGSIFFFFGMYYSEKLWKEPSILFYILSGLCFWSLAKSSLSYWKQK
- a CDS encoding lipoprotein signal peptidase, with amino-acid sequence MNLPKTPFFSVFKPGYLAFVALGLFLDLTSKYIIITKMLAHESIPVLGDFFRLSLTFNTGFVFGLFQDNALPSLFATGFAIVFLIFYRWQNADLGNAWGWNFVMAGAFGNFLDKFFVKIPGVGFRFGFTPEKPGIEYIGVVDFLDFEWPDFLLFDRWPAFNVADSCVSIGIVILLLTMDWKELDKK
- a CDS encoding carbon-nitrogen hydrolase family protein, producing MAVIKIAIYQKNLHKRISPEEISKIQQSKAHFLILPEGFPHFFQSESPENAAKHEKEYQDHLLEISETFPGVILGGSHYRKNEEGHLVSALPIVQSLVLVDFYEKKSPSASKEPGVVPGKTESIFIMGGLRFGLLVGEDLENEAIWKEFKKEDIEIIFYLSYADEKRSYEEDLTYFESLAKEKSIHLIRVCGPSEGKPARSLYASPSGINWKVGKVEEDKDVFKTLSVNVMRSYLL
- a CDS encoding AAA family ATPase — its product is MADYILSEDLKEAVQVAEITKRPLLLKGEPGTGKTLLASFLAETKNLPFYRWHIKSTSLAKEGLYFYDAVSRLNDSRFPEEEAMLRVRDVKNYIRLGALGEAFSQSNKAVVLIDEIDKADIEFPNDLLLELDKMEFFIPETKEHIIAKERPIVIITSNNEKELPDAFLRRCIFHYIEFPKREAMKEIIKAHYPSIQTEFMEKALAMFYSIRKIESLRKKPSTSELLDWIQVLLVSGETLESSKIPFAGTLFKSEDDYRVYLN
- a CDS encoding VWA domain-containing protein, which translates into the protein MFLDFFYNLRGESVPCSTGELIAFLASLQKLTDPSGYMNLDQLYRVGRLNFAKDLKYYDSYDLAFSKTFGSWKEQRIQFRDTLFEWLEENIPKHLSDSEKLNAPNLSMEEVIEELKKRLAEQKERHDGGNKWVGTSGTSPFGNSGFNPNGISIGGNTEGEGNRSGVSLWNERKYKAYREDEILDTRSIQLALKELRFLKKEGRRELHVDKTIDRTCENGGEIELVEERERKNSLRLVLIMDIGGSMTPHSDRVSKLFSASRGLYHFKEVHNYFFHNIFHEYLYANHEFQTRISLKQFEEKFRKNTKLIFVGDAYMAPYELMGTPYNPYAYHGSSSEEKQRKAKSGLESLKELVGYFPESVWLNPEPKRFWGAPTIEAIEEVVPMFPLTIEGLRKAVKRLV